One window of the Micropterus dolomieu isolate WLL.071019.BEF.003 ecotype Adirondacks linkage group LG08, ASM2129224v1, whole genome shotgun sequence genome contains the following:
- the LOC123974629 gene encoding piggyBac transposable element-derived protein 4-like, producing MENPAHARNEASGNGSHSDSEYDYEDREECELQQIGGGATAAPHIPHHHNHASHTRTPNPPPPGPTPYAVSLVSDIPSAFELFFTRAIRALVLEMTNLHAERTGYGLRYPWWKAGMGEAELRAYAGLLILTGVYRSRGEAAASLWDAESGRSIFRATMPLKAFYAYSTLLRFDDRETRAQRRSSDKLAAVRELWDRWADMLPYMYNPGPDVTVDEQLVPFRGRCPFRQYMPSKPAKYGIKSWVLCDAKSSYAWKMQVYLGKNNKPATPARPKKNQGARVVLDLTVDLLGPRNVTCDNFFTSYELGQRLLDANLTMLGTVRKNRPELPPALISAKGRAAFSSEFAFATGPGPGGHRTTTLVSYVPKKNKNVLVMTTLPWHSRTGGPSSSASASSFTASGLSERPELVLKYNATKGGVDNLDKLVATYSCRRMTSRWPVAVFHNILDVSAYNAYVIWRETNPGWLSGHRNKRRFFLEQLGKALVAPLIEKRRGLPRSEASLALVRCVRTAASANTNATGARCESRPHSRPHPHPQPPSREEPSETGSRDRTEPLQQQLQKLQASKRKRCQICPAKKDSKTFTTCRGCSKYVCRSCALPYCPSCV from the exons ATGGAGAATCCTGCGCATGCGCGCAACGAGGCTAGCGGTAACGGATCCCACTCGGACAGCGAGTACGATTACGAGGATCGCGAAGAGTGCGAACTGCAGCAAataggtggtggtg CGACCGCTGCCCCTCATATTcctcatcatcataatcatgCTTCTCATACTCGCACCCCCAATCCCCCGCCGCCCGGACCCACCCCGTACGCGGTTTCCCTGGTGAGCGACATACCTTCCGCGTTCGAGCTCTTCTTTACGCGCGCGATCCGTGCGCTCGTCTTGGAGATGACGAACCTGCACGCCGAGCGCACGGGCTACGGTCTGCGCTACCCGTGGTGGAAAGCGGGCATGGGCGAAGCGGAGCTGCGCGCTTACGCGGGCCTCCTGATCCTCACGGGCGTGTACAGGTCCCGGGGAGAGGCCGCGGCGAGCCTGTGGGACGCGGAGAGCGGACGCTCGATATTCCGAGCGACCATGCCTCTGAAAGCGTTTTACGCGTACTCTACGCTGCTGCGCTTCGACGACCGCGAGACGAGGGCGCAGAGGAGATCCTCGGATAAGCTCGCAGCGGTGAGAGAACTCTGGGACAGGTGGGCCGACATGCTGCCCTACATGTACAACCCCGGACCCGATGTCACCGTGGACGAACAGCTGGTCCCCTTCAGAG GTCGCTGCCCCTTCAGACAATACATGCCCAGCAAACCGGCCAAATACGGGATCAAGTCTTGGGTCCTGTGCGATGCCAAATCCAGCTACGCGTGGAAGATGCAGGTCTACCTGGGGAAAAATAATAAACCCG CGACCCCCGCGCGTCCCAAAAAAAACCAAGGCGCGCGCGTGGTACTGGATCTAACGGTCGACCTCCTCGGCCCGCGCAACGTGACCTGCGACAACTTCTTCACGTCCTACGAGCTCGGCCAGCGGCTCCTAGACGCGAACCTGACCATGCTCGGAACCGTTAGGAAGAACAGACCCGAACTCCCTCCCGCGCTCATCTCCGCTAAAGGTAGAGCCGCCTTCTCCTCCGAGTTCGCGTTCGCTACCGGACCGGGGCCGGGAGGACACAGAACCACCACGCTGGTCTCGTACGTACCGAAGAAAAACAAGAACGTGCTGGTGATGACTACGCTACCGTGGCACTCTCGAACCGGAGGACCATCATCCTCAGCGTCAGCTTCATCATTCACCGCGAGCGGACTCAGCGAGCGCCCCGAGCTGGTGCTCAAGTACAACGCGACCAAGGGAGGAGTCGACAACCTGGACAAGCTGGTGGCCACCTACAGTTGCAGGAGGATGACCTCCCGCTGGCCCGTGGCCGTGTTCCACAACATACTCGACGTGTCCGCGTACAACGCTTACGTGATATGGCGAGAAACGAACCCGGGCTGGCTGTCCGGGCATCGCAACAAGCGCAGGTTCTTCCTCGAGCAGCTGGGTAAAGCGCTCGTGGCCCCTCTTATAGAGAAAAGACGCGGGCTGCCCCGCTCCGAGGCCTCGCTCGCGCTGGTCCGATGCGTGAGAACCGCTGCGAGCGCGAACACGAACGCGACCGGGGCTCGGTGCGAGTCTCGTCCACATTCTCgtcctcatcctcatcctcaacCACCTTCGCGAGAGGAACCTTCTGAAACTGGGTCACGTGACAGAACCGAACcgctccagcagcagctgcagaaacTCCAAGCCAGCAAGAGGAAGCGGTGTCAGATATGCCCCGCTAAAAAAGACAGCAAAACCTTCACCACGTGCCGAGGCTGCAGCAAGTACGTGTGCAGGAGCTGCGCGCTTCCGTACTGCCCTTCGTGCGTGTGA
- the LOC123975795 gene encoding Ig-like V-type domain-containing protein FAM187A — MPPPPSSPLLLLFLLLLCPELWSYEAPEDKEDVFAKRACPAFLTFINVAFLAGVTLEMPCHCKPEQVQSVVWFFKKHLGSSKETRVLTDHHGNKLLDPSHIPHSGSLESRFSIRLFSLLIFRAGPHDSGIYICGSAHKDFFYGYDLDIQEAHTLSFTPRLTPETITEESNETKRLGSAQPLYRIFTTFRPWSVCDRCGVPGEQVRVGLCYVHSHFLHIRYRRVNQTVASCGSGGVPFGQLMRVGAKLEVKSCEVTCPTQAPPSSKILAPMAFLGYNSEEVPVLYLNHPTDRVLTLGCPGARPDMAVAWDRGSEPIYRSEHSAGHNLSATPPRLLIDTGHHLVFNPAKTQDSGVYCCWLQGQQAAEIRLLVYAHLGRGQSVTSHPDFLTALKTVLRSYAVMTAVFCILLFGRAVVRHLRDTRETHLD, encoded by the exons ATGCCCCCTCCACcatcctctcccctcctcctcctcttcctcctcctcctgtgtcctgAGTTGTGGAGCTATGAAGCTCCTGAGGATAAGGAGGATGTGTTTGCTAAAAGAGCCTGTCCTGCCTTCCTGACCTTCATCAACGTTGCCTTTCTGGCTGGAGTCACTTTGGAGATGCCCTGCCACTGCAAACCAGAACAG gtccAGTCAGTTGTTTGGTTCTTCAAGAAACATCTGGGCAGCTCCAAGGAGACAAGAGTCCTGACAGATCACCATGGCAACAAGCTGCTGGACCCCAGTCACATCCCTCACAGCGGCAGCCTGGAGAGTCGATTCTCTATTCGTCTCTTCAGCCTGTTGATCTTCAGAGCGGGGCCTCACGACTCCGGCATCTATATCTGTGGCTCTGCCCACAAAGACTTCTTCTATGGTTACGACCTGGACATTCAGGAGGCGCACACACTCAGCTTCACTCCAAG GCTCACTCCAGAAACTATAACAGAGGAAAGTAATGAAACAAAACGACTCGGCTCTGCTCAGCCGTTGTACCGGATCTTCACCACGTTCCGGCCCTGGTCAGTCTGTGATCGCTGTGGAGTACCGGGAGAGCAGGTTCGTGTGGGACTCTGCTACGTCCACTCCCACTTCCTGCATATACGCTACAGACGGGTCAATCAGACAGTTGCGTCATGTGGCTCAGGAGGGGTGCCTTTTGGGCAACTGATGCGAGTTGGAGCCAAGCTGGAGGTCAAAAGCTGTGAAGTGACTTGTCCAACTCAAGCTCCTCCATCCTCCAAAATCCTTGCTCCGATGGCATTTCTGGGGTACAA TTCTGAGGAGGTACCAGTGTTGTACTTGAACCACCCTACGGACCGTGTTCTGACCCTGGGCTGTCCCGGGGCACGACCTGACATGGCTGTGGCATGGGACAGAGGATCTGAGCCCATCTACCGATCTGAACACTCGGCAGGTCATAACCTCAGCGCCACGCCCCCCAGGCTGTTGATAGACACCGGACACCACCTGGTGTTTAACCCTGCAAAAACCCAGGACTCAG GTGTCTACTGTTGCTGGCTGCAGGGTCAGCAGGCCGCCGAGATACGACTTCTGGTCTACGCCCATTTGGGGCGAGGACAATCAGTGACATCACATCCTGACTTCCTGACAGCTCTCAAGACTGTGTTAAGATCATATGCTGTCATGACAGCTGTATTTTGCATTCTGCTGTTCGGCAGAGCTGTGGTCAGACACCTCAGAGACACCAGAGAAACACATTTGGATTAA